A genomic segment from Streptomyces antibioticus encodes:
- a CDS encoding carboxymuconolactone decarboxylase family protein: protein MDSRLDYFGNPLAGKVLKHINSAGKVASESGLPFATQELVKIRASQINGCGFCTDMHTKDAAAGGETPDRLNLVAAWREATVFTEAERAALELAEQGTRIADAASGVTDEAWANAANHYDNEQLVALISLIAIINAYNRINVINQQPAGSYQPGQFG, encoded by the coding sequence ATGGATTCGCGTCTCGACTACTTCGGCAACCCCCTCGCGGGCAAGGTGCTGAAGCACATCAACTCGGCGGGCAAGGTGGCCTCGGAGTCCGGGCTGCCGTTCGCCACGCAGGAGCTGGTGAAGATCCGTGCCAGCCAGATCAACGGGTGTGGCTTCTGCACGGACATGCACACCAAGGACGCCGCGGCCGGCGGGGAGACCCCGGATCGACTCAACCTGGTCGCTGCCTGGCGTGAAGCCACGGTCTTCACCGAGGCTGAGCGTGCGGCTCTGGAGCTCGCTGAGCAGGGCACACGGATCGCCGACGCCGCAAGTGGCGTCACCGACGAAGCATGGGCGAACGCCGCGAACCACTACGACAACGAGCAGCTCGTCGCGCTCATCTCGCTCATCGCGATCATCAACGCGTACAACCGCATCAACGTGATCAACCAGCAGCCTGCCGGCAGCTACCAGCCCGGCCAGTTCGGCTGA
- a CDS encoding helix-turn-helix transcriptional regulator: MDRAGLAAFLRTRREALQPEDVGLPRGRRRRTGGLRREEVAALADMSADYYSRIEQPRGPNPSEQMLASIARGLHLSLEQRDHLFQLAGYAAPRRVRRSDHINPGLMRILDRLEDTPAQVVNQVGETLRQTPLAVALLGEETALTGRAKSAHYRWFTDPASRTLYPESDHARQSQLLVADLWGAYARDGKDSLVADLVEALRAESADFSLRWNEHPVLGPYCGPKRFLHPKVGPLELHCQTLVDPDQSQRLLVFTAEPGTEDYATLELLSVVGQT, from the coding sequence ATGGACAGAGCCGGATTGGCAGCCTTCCTGCGCACCCGGCGTGAGGCTCTTCAGCCGGAGGACGTAGGGCTCCCCCGCGGTCGGCGTCGGCGTACCGGTGGCCTACGTCGGGAGGAGGTGGCGGCACTGGCCGATATGTCAGCTGACTACTACAGCAGGATCGAGCAACCGCGCGGCCCGAACCCTTCAGAGCAGATGTTGGCAAGCATCGCCCGCGGCCTGCATCTGTCCTTGGAGCAGCGTGACCATCTGTTTCAACTTGCCGGCTACGCCGCTCCCAGAAGGGTGCGTCGCAGTGATCACATCAACCCGGGCCTCATGCGGATCCTCGACCGGCTGGAGGACACTCCTGCTCAAGTGGTCAATCAGGTGGGCGAGACGCTGAGGCAAACGCCTTTGGCGGTTGCCCTGCTGGGCGAGGAGACCGCTTTGACGGGGCGGGCCAAGAGTGCGCACTATCGGTGGTTCACCGATCCCGCCTCTCGCACCCTCTATCCCGAGAGTGATCACGCCAGGCAGAGTCAGTTGCTGGTGGCCGATCTCTGGGGTGCGTATGCGCGAGACGGCAAGGACTCCCTGGTCGCCGATCTCGTGGAGGCACTACGGGCGGAAAGCGCAGATTTTTCCCTGCGTTGGAATGAGCACCCCGTTCTTGGACCGTACTGCGGGCCCAAACGGTTCCTGCATCCGAAGGTGGGGCCGCTGGAACTGCACTGCCAGACGCTCGTCGACCCTGACCAGTCTCAGCGTCTGTTGGTGTTCACCGCGGAGCCCGGCACGGAAGATTACGCGACCCTCGAGCTCCTGTCAGTGGTTGGGCAGACATAA
- a CDS encoding helix-turn-helix domain-containing protein: protein MAVDDVDGTLAAMGPRLRAAREHYGATLAGVSFATGISTSTLSRIETGRRKPTLEVLLHLSKEYGVSLDELAGTAPGTGAEPRATTPLSFGDGKAVLPLTRYVGGLHAHKHVLPALENPPARPRQVSHDGHEWLCVLYGRLWLALGGQDLVLTPGDVVEFDTRTPHGVANASPGGPVEYLIMFGPQGERPRPRVWSSRN, encoded by the coding sequence GTGGCAGTCGACGACGTGGACGGCACGCTGGCCGCGATGGGGCCCCGGTTGCGGGCCGCGCGCGAGCACTACGGAGCGACGCTCGCCGGTGTCAGCTTCGCGACCGGCATCTCGACCAGCACGCTGTCCCGGATCGAGACCGGTCGGCGCAAGCCCACCCTGGAGGTGCTGCTGCACCTGTCGAAGGAATACGGCGTCTCCCTGGACGAGCTGGCCGGCACCGCGCCCGGCACCGGGGCCGAGCCGCGTGCTACGACGCCGCTGAGCTTCGGCGACGGCAAGGCGGTGCTGCCGCTGACCCGGTACGTCGGCGGCCTGCACGCCCACAAGCACGTCCTGCCCGCCCTCGAGAACCCGCCCGCGCGGCCCCGTCAGGTCTCCCACGACGGCCATGAGTGGCTGTGCGTCCTGTACGGGCGGCTGTGGCTCGCCCTCGGCGGCCAGGACCTCGTCCTGACGCCCGGGGATGTCGTCGAGTTCGACACCCGCACCCCGCACGGGGTGGCGAACGCCAGCCCCGGTGGACCGGTCGAGTACCTGATCATGTTCGGACCCCAGGGCGAGCGTCCACGGCCGCGCGTCTGGTCGTCGAGGAACTGA
- a CDS encoding alpha/beta fold hydrolase, which produces MQPEPTAELRHRTVEAPAGRLHLVEQGTGPLVLLVHGFPESWYSWRHQLPALAAAGYRAVAIDVRGYGRSSKPQATDGYRMLDLVEDNAAVVRALGEENAVLIGHDWGSNIAAASALLHPEVFRAVGLLSVPYAPPGGPRPTDVFGQIGGPEQEFYVSYFQEPGRAEAEIEPDIRGWLAGFYAALSADTMPAEGEPDPHFVTRGGRLRDRFPAGVLPAWLSEDDLDVYAGEFERTGLTGALNRYRNMDRDWEDLAPHRGAPIKQPSLFVGGALDASTTWMADAIDAYPTTLPALSASYLLDGCGHWIQQERPNEVNSLLTDWLATLQD; this is translated from the coding sequence ATGCAGCCCGAGCCGACCGCCGAGCTCCGCCATCGCACCGTCGAGGCCCCGGCCGGACGCCTGCACCTGGTCGAGCAGGGCACCGGCCCGCTGGTCCTGCTCGTGCACGGTTTCCCCGAGTCCTGGTACTCCTGGCGCCACCAACTCCCGGCCCTCGCCGCGGCCGGCTACCGGGCGGTGGCGATCGACGTACGCGGCTACGGCCGCTCCTCCAAGCCGCAGGCGACCGACGGATACCGCATGCTCGACCTGGTGGAGGACAACGCCGCCGTCGTGCGCGCCCTCGGCGAGGAGAACGCGGTACTCATCGGCCACGACTGGGGCTCCAACATCGCCGCCGCCTCCGCCCTGCTGCACCCCGAGGTCTTCCGCGCCGTCGGCCTGCTGAGTGTCCCGTACGCACCGCCCGGCGGTCCCCGCCCCACCGATGTCTTCGGCCAGATCGGCGGCCCCGAGCAGGAGTTCTACGTCTCCTACTTCCAGGAGCCCGGCCGTGCCGAGGCGGAGATCGAGCCCGACATCCGAGGCTGGCTCGCCGGCTTCTACGCAGCCCTGTCCGCCGACACCATGCCGGCCGAGGGCGAACCCGACCCTCACTTCGTCACCCGCGGCGGCCGGCTGCGCGACCGCTTCCCCGCCGGGGTTCTCCCGGCCTGGCTGAGCGAGGACGACCTCGACGTCTACGCCGGGGAGTTCGAGCGCACCGGCCTGACCGGCGCTCTCAACCGTTACCGCAACATGGACCGCGACTGGGAAGACCTCGCACCCCACCGCGGAGCCCCGATCAAACAGCCGTCCCTGTTCGTCGGCGGCGCACTGGACGCATCCACCACCTGGATGGCTGACGCCATCGACGCCTACCCCACCACTCTCCCCGCCCTGTCCGCCTCCTACCTCTTGGACGGCTGCGGCCACTGGATCCAGCAGGAACGCCCCAACGAGGTCAACAGCCTGCTGACCGACTGGCTCGCCACCCTCCAGGACTGA
- a CDS encoding SDR family oxidoreductase encodes MKKLSAVSVPDLHGKIAVVTGASDGIGLRLAERLALAGAEVVLPMRSATKGAAALDRIRAAAPEARVSSRVLDLSSLSSVAALADTLLAEGRPINLMVNNAGVMAPATRHESVDGFELQFATNHLGHMALTGRLMPLLRAGKARVTTVTSSAARTSKINWGDLESVKNYSPVRSYGASKLANLLFALELDRRSRVAAWGVVSNAAHPGTTLTNLYASGPNLGRAKPAPHEAIMKRLAKWGMFVHSAEAGMLPPLFALTSPQARGGVLYGPDGFGQFTGSPTQLALYKSARSAADAERLWQVSERLTGVSFEAAV; translated from the coding sequence ATGAAGAAGTTGTCTGCCGTGTCCGTGCCTGATCTGCACGGCAAGATCGCAGTGGTGACCGGCGCGAGCGACGGCATCGGACTCAGGCTGGCCGAACGGCTCGCCCTGGCCGGTGCAGAGGTTGTACTGCCCATGCGCAGTGCGACCAAGGGAGCCGCTGCTTTGGATCGGATCAGGGCTGCTGCTCCAGAAGCAAGAGTGTCCTCCCGGGTCCTCGACTTGTCGTCCTTGAGCTCCGTTGCAGCCCTTGCCGACACACTGCTGGCAGAGGGCAGGCCGATCAACCTCATGGTCAACAACGCTGGTGTGATGGCACCGGCCACTCGGCACGAATCTGTGGACGGATTCGAGCTGCAGTTCGCCACCAATCATCTGGGCCATATGGCACTCACTGGGCGCCTGATGCCCCTGCTGCGCGCAGGCAAGGCGCGTGTGACGACCGTGACAAGCAGCGCCGCACGCACCAGCAAGATCAATTGGGGTGATCTGGAGAGCGTCAAGAACTACTCACCGGTGCGCTCGTACGGGGCATCGAAGCTGGCCAATCTCCTCTTCGCCCTCGAACTGGATCGCCGTAGTCGAGTTGCTGCGTGGGGAGTCGTCAGCAATGCCGCTCACCCCGGCACCACGCTGACCAACCTCTACGCGTCCGGCCCCAACCTCGGCCGCGCCAAGCCTGCCCCCCACGAAGCGATCATGAAGCGTCTTGCGAAGTGGGGCATGTTCGTTCATTCCGCTGAGGCCGGCATGCTTCCGCCGTTGTTCGCGCTGACGAGCCCGCAGGCCAGAGGGGGAGTTCTCTACGGCCCTGACGGTTTCGGCCAGTTCACGGGCAGTCCTACTCAGCTTGCTCTCTACAAGTCTGCGCGCAGTGCGGCTGATGCTGAGCGATTGTGGCAGGTGTCTGAGCGTCTGACGGGCGTCTCATTCGAGGCCGCCGTGTGA